From a single Trichosurus vulpecula isolate mTriVul1 chromosome X unlocalized genomic scaffold, mTriVul1.pri SUPER_X_unloc_6, whole genome shotgun sequence genomic region:
- the LOC118833240 gene encoding eukaryotic translation initiation factor 2 subunit 3-like, which translates to MAGDKPGVTLGQPHLSHQDLTTLHVTKLTPLSHEAISRQATINIGTIGHGAHGKSTVVKAISGVHIVRFKNELERNITIKLGYANAKVYKLDDPSCSRPECYRSCGSSTPDEFPTDIPGTKGNFKLVRHVSFVDCPGHDILMATMLNGAVVMDAALLLIAGNESCPQPQTSEHLAAIEIMKLKHILILQNKIDLVKESQAKEQYEQILAFVQGTVAEGAPVIPISAQLKYNIEVVCEYIVKKIPVPPGDFTSEPRLIVIRSFDFNKPGCEVDDLKGGVAGGSILKGVLKVGQELEVRPGIVSKDSEGKLMCKPIFSKTVLLFAENNDLHYAAPGGLIGVGTKIDPTLCRADRMVGQVLGAVGALPEIFTELEISYFLLRRLLGVRTEGDKKTAKVQKLSKNEVLMVNIGSLSTGGRVSVVKADLGKIVLTNPVCTEIGEKTALSQRVEKHWCLIGWGQIRRGVTIKPTVDDDQRPITECLTLAEERDST; encoded by the coding sequence ATGGCGGGCGACAAGCCGGGAGTGACTCTGGGGCAGCCTCATCTGTCTCACCAGGACCTGACCACCTTGCATGTTACCAAGTTGACTCCGCTTTCACATGAAGCTATCAGCAGACAAGCCACAATCAATATAGGTACAATTGGCCATGGGGCACATGGAAAGTCAACAGTAGTAAAAGCTATTTCTGGAGTTCACATTGTCCGATTCAAAAATGAACTGGAAAGAAATATTACCATTAAGTTGGGTTATGCTAATGCTAAGGTTTACAAACTTGATGACCCAAGTTGTTCTCGACCAGAATGTTATAGGTCTTGTGGAAGTAGCACACCTGACGAATTTCCTACAGACATTCCAGGAACTAAAGGAAACTTCAAATTAGTCAGACATGTCTCTTTTGTGGATTGTCCTGGCCACGATATTCTGATGGCTACCATGCTGAATGGTGCAGTGGTCATGGATGCAGCTCTACTGTTAATAGCTGGTAATGAGTCTTGTCCTCAGCCTCAGACTTCTGAGCACTTAGCTGCCATAGAAATCATGAAATTGAAACATATTCTGATTCTACAGAATAAGATTGATTTGGTGAAAGAAAGTCAGGCCAAGGAACAGTATGAACAGATCCTTGCATTTGTACAAGGTACAGTTGCAGAGGGAGCGCCTGTTATTCCAATTTCTgctcagctgaagtataatattgAAGTTGTTTGTGAATACATAGTGAAGAAAATTCCAGTACCCCCAGGAGACTTTACTTCAGAACCCAGACTTATTGTTATTCGGTCTTTTGACTTCAACAAGCCTGGTTGTGAAGTTGATGACCTTAAGGGGGGTGTGGCCGGTGGTAGTATTCTCAAAGGAGTGTTAAAGGTGGGTCAGGAGTTGGAAGTCAGGCCTGGCATTGTCTCTAAAGATAGTGAAGGCAAACTCATGTGTAAGCCAATCTTTTCCAAAACCGTATTGCTTTTTGCAGAAAATAATGATCTTCATTATGCTGCTCCTGGAGGCCTTATTGGTGTTGGAACAAAAATTGATCCAACTTTGTGCCGAGCTGACAGAATGGTGGGACAGGTTCTTGGTGCAGTTGGAGCACTGCCTGAAATCTTCACCGAGTTGGAAATTTCCTATTTCCTGCTTAGACGACTTTTAGGTGTGCGTactgaaggagacaaaaaaaCAGCAAAGGTGCAAAAACTGTCCAAGAATGAAGTGCTCATGGTGAATATAGGCTCCTTGTCTACTGGAGGAAGAGTCAGTGTAGTAAAGGCTGATTTAGGCAAGATTGTTCTTACTAATCCTGTGTGcacagaaataggagaaaaaactGCCCTTAGTCAAAGAGTTGAAAAACATTGGTGTTTAATTGGCTGGGGTCAGATAAGAAGAGGAGTGACAATCAAGCCAACGGTAGATGATGACCAAAGACCTATCACTGAATGTCTAACTTTGGCTGAGGAAAGAGATTCCACTTAA